A genomic stretch from Fusarium musae strain F31 chromosome 9, whole genome shotgun sequence includes:
- a CDS encoding hypothetical protein (EggNog:ENOG41), translated as MSNSRSRGPPLPSLVQGSSLQAQLQREGAQIWRNNNRPLIEHIINHTTPGYVTKVVWLQEKSIIEHEYLLMCVKTNDGRLSWMRIERMGELPIGSASSNALTDQAQLVVTLAPLRENLVCDDRVLVEADLDVNAARLSDIAKLILIVHNEEPQYHLQWHNCWWLARVVMQVLSETYMHGNKKQRKKVVSRCDSSHNKHVWAMSAGGPFAGIGQMATIVHFRNRKKRIMANFTQSLYS; from the coding sequence ATGTCAAACAGCAGATCAAGAGGACCACCGCTCCCAAGTCTAGTACAAGGCTCATCGCTACAAGCCCAATTACAGCGCGAAGGGGCCCAGATCTGGCGAAACAACAACCGCCCTCTCATCGAgcacatcatcaaccacaCAACCCCCGGCTACGTCACAAAAGTCGTCTGGCTCCAAGAGAAAAGCATCATCGAGCATGAGTACCTACTGATGTGtgtcaagaccaacgacGGGAGACTGTCCTGGATGCGTATCGAGCGCATGGGCGAATTACCCATCGGGTCAGCATCCAGTAACGCTCTAACCGATCAAGCACAATTGGTCGTGACTCTTGCACCATTGCGAGAGAACCTCGTTTGTGATGATAGGGTTCTTGTGGAGGCTGATCTTGACGTCAACGCCGCGCGGTTGAGCGACATTGCGAAGCTTATACTGATAGTGCACAATGAAGAGCCGCAGTATCATCTCCAGTGGCATAACTGTTGGTGGCTTGCGCGAGTGGTTATGCAAGTACTTTCAGAGACCTATATGCACGGTAATAAgaagcagaggaagaaggttgttaGCCGGTGTGATTCTTCGCATAATAAACATGTCTGGGCTATGAGTGCGGGTGGCCCGTTTGCGGGGATTGGGCAGATGGCTACTATCGTACATTTTCGGaacaggaagaagaggatcatGGCCAACTTTACTCAATCTCTGTATAGTTAG